Proteins co-encoded in one Actinomadura luteofluorescens genomic window:
- a CDS encoding DinB family protein encodes MTWTAPAVDRGAFPYGHDERASLEAYLDFHRSTLLLKCSGLTGEQLASRPVPSTTLTLLGLVRHLAENERWWFRRMFDRQDALGDLYCSEEHPDGDFDLGDAAGAQEDFAVYAREVEQARQTAQGRSLQEEFPARTGDLTLRWVYLHMIEEYARHNGHADLLREALDGRTGE; translated from the coding sequence ATGACATGGACCGCACCCGCAGTTGATCGCGGCGCCTTCCCATACGGACACGACGAGCGCGCGTCTCTGGAGGCGTATCTGGATTTCCACCGCTCCACGCTGCTGCTCAAGTGCAGCGGACTGACCGGTGAACAACTCGCGTCAAGGCCCGTGCCGAGCACGACCCTGACCCTGCTCGGCCTCGTACGCCACCTTGCGGAGAACGAACGATGGTGGTTCCGCCGCATGTTCGACAGGCAGGACGCCCTCGGTGACCTGTACTGCTCGGAGGAGCATCCCGACGGAGACTTCGACCTCGGCGACGCGGCGGGCGCCCAAGAGGACTTCGCCGTCTACGCCAGGGAGGTCGAACAGGCTCGGCAGACCGCACAGGGCCGGTCACTGCAGGAGGAGTTCCCTGCCAGGACCGGCGACCTGACCCTGCGCTGGGTCTACCTCCACATGATCGAAGAGTACGCGCGCCACAACGGCCACGCCGACCTCCTGCGCGAAGCCCTGGACGGCCGAACCGGAGAATGA
- a CDS encoding molybdopterin-containing oxidoreductase family protein — MPSELTVLGACPLDCPDGCSWIVTVRDGAAVRLRGNPDHPYTRGALCAKVNRWLERAAQPDRILHPLRRVGAKGEGRFERIGWDEALDEIAARLEDVVREHGGEAVWPYWGTGTLGYLQGLEGYSGRRFFNVLGASAHDANICSAAGSAGMAEAVGSPGGMDPEDLAHARLVLLWGTNPLTSGHHVWKFVQDARKAGAHLVAIDPVRTRTARQADEHLAPLPGTDGALALGLLHVIVGLGAQDADFLDRGTLGWEEFRDRIAEYPPERVARITGVPADRIVALGERIARTRPTAIRATQGLQRHSGGGAALRLIAAIPAVTGDWARRGGGVAFSTSGHVKLAKAALWRDDLRPHPVRTLSMSRLGEGLLDVQDPPVKALFVIAANPAGSTPHQNKVRRGLARDDLFTVVLEQFPTDTVDYADIVLPATAQHEHADLHEGYGHLYLTWNEPAVAPPGECLPTTETFRRLARRMGLREPALCDSDESLAEQLLASDHPWMAGVTLDRLRKEGFVRMSVPDPFLPYADGFPTPSGRFEFRSPAAGLAGYVPPAEVADEQRAGRYPLALVSAASHEFLNTQFANNPELRRRSGGLTVRLHEDDAKARGLSDGQRVAVANDRGSFEAVLKITDEVRPGVAATSKGHWAKLSGGSNANAVVDERDTDLGGGPVFHDTRVEVTALPAPPGLAGPLAGVDPAVGGADGSGG; from the coding sequence ATGCCATCGGAGCTGACCGTGCTGGGGGCCTGCCCGCTGGACTGTCCCGACGGCTGCTCCTGGATCGTCACCGTGCGGGACGGGGCGGCGGTCCGGCTGCGCGGCAACCCCGACCACCCGTACACGCGCGGGGCGCTGTGCGCGAAGGTGAACCGGTGGCTGGAGCGCGCCGCCCAGCCGGACCGCATCCTGCACCCGCTGCGCCGGGTCGGCGCCAAGGGCGAGGGACGGTTCGAGCGCATCGGGTGGGACGAGGCACTCGACGAGATCGCCGCGCGGCTGGAGGACGTCGTCCGCGAGCACGGCGGCGAGGCGGTCTGGCCCTACTGGGGGACGGGGACGCTCGGCTACCTGCAGGGCCTCGAAGGGTATTCGGGCCGGCGTTTCTTCAACGTGCTCGGAGCCTCGGCCCACGACGCGAACATCTGCTCGGCGGCGGGCAGCGCCGGGATGGCCGAGGCGGTCGGCTCGCCGGGCGGCATGGATCCCGAGGACCTGGCGCACGCGCGGCTCGTCCTGCTGTGGGGCACGAACCCCCTGACCAGCGGCCACCACGTCTGGAAGTTCGTCCAGGACGCGCGGAAGGCGGGCGCGCACCTGGTCGCGATCGACCCGGTCCGGACGCGGACGGCGCGGCAGGCCGACGAGCATCTGGCGCCCCTGCCCGGAACGGACGGCGCGCTCGCGCTCGGCCTGCTCCACGTCATCGTGGGCCTCGGCGCGCAGGACGCGGACTTCCTGGACCGCGGCACGCTCGGCTGGGAGGAGTTCCGGGACCGGATCGCCGAGTACCCGCCAGAACGGGTCGCGCGGATCACCGGCGTCCCCGCGGACCGCATCGTCGCGCTCGGCGAGCGGATCGCCCGCACCCGTCCCACCGCGATCCGCGCGACGCAGGGGCTCCAGCGGCACTCCGGCGGCGGGGCCGCCCTCCGGCTGATCGCCGCCATCCCCGCCGTGACCGGCGACTGGGCACGGCGCGGCGGCGGCGTCGCGTTCTCCACGTCCGGTCATGTGAAGCTGGCCAAGGCCGCGCTGTGGCGCGACGACCTGCGCCCCCACCCGGTGCGGACGCTGTCGATGAGCCGCCTCGGCGAGGGCCTGCTGGACGTCCAGGACCCGCCCGTCAAGGCCCTGTTCGTCATCGCGGCGAACCCCGCGGGCAGCACCCCGCACCAGAACAAGGTGCGGCGGGGCCTGGCCCGCGACGACCTGTTCACCGTGGTCCTGGAGCAGTTCCCGACCGACACCGTCGACTACGCCGACATCGTGCTGCCCGCGACGGCGCAGCACGAGCACGCCGACCTGCACGAGGGCTACGGCCACCTGTACCTCACGTGGAACGAGCCCGCGGTGGCGCCGCCCGGCGAGTGCCTGCCGACGACCGAGACCTTCCGCCGCCTGGCGCGCCGGATGGGCCTGCGGGAACCGGCCCTGTGCGACTCCGACGAGAGCCTCGCCGAGCAACTGCTGGCGTCGGACCACCCGTGGATGGCGGGCGTCACGCTGGACCGGCTCCGCAAGGAGGGGTTCGTGCGCATGTCGGTCCCGGACCCGTTCCTGCCGTACGCCGACGGCTTCCCCACCCCGTCGGGACGGTTCGAGTTCCGCTCCCCCGCCGCCGGTCTCGCCGGGTACGTCCCGCCCGCGGAGGTCGCCGACGAGCAGCGGGCCGGGAGATACCCGCTCGCCCTGGTCTCGGCGGCGTCGCACGAGTTCCTCAACACCCAGTTCGCCAACAACCCGGAGCTGAGGCGCCGCTCCGGCGGCCTCACCGTCCGCCTCCACGAGGACGACGCGAAGGCCCGGGGCCTCAGCGACGGCCAGCGGGTCGCGGTCGCCAACGACCGGGGCTCCTTCGAGGCCGTCCTGAAGATCACCGACGAGGTGCGCCCCGGCGTGGCGGCGACCTCCAAGGGCCACTGGGCCAAGCTCTCCGGCGGCTCCAACGCCAACGCCGTGGTCGACGAGCGCGACACCGACCTCGGCGGCGGGCCCGTCTTCCACGACACCCGCGTAGAGGTCACCGCCCTACCGGCGCCACCTGGGCTGGCCGGGCCCCTTGCAGGTGTAGACCCTGCCGTTGGCGGTGCCGACGGCTCCGGCGGGTGA
- the thyX gene encoding FAD-dependent thymidylate synthase, translating to MKSVEPEVYLVARPELDYDEVARYLRDVGGEGWLERLDRGDLDDELNDPQNLAEFAGRLCYRSWEPGLNPNVTKIRTDSGQYLENILRSLHGSVLEHVSFSFVLHNVSRVLTHELVRHRPGVAISQESLRFVRLQDIPFWFPEWAREDPELMKRATAVLEQMEEFQGWMAAHFGLDDEGVPFKEKKHKTSFMRRFAPEGVGTGLVWTANVRTLRHTLENRTAPGAEEEIRLLFGKIGEVMRTEAPDLFGDYVVEDGSWVPKWRKV from the coding sequence GTGAAGAGCGTCGAGCCCGAGGTTTATCTCGTTGCGCGGCCCGAACTGGACTACGACGAGGTCGCCCGGTACCTGCGGGACGTGGGCGGGGAGGGCTGGCTGGAGCGGCTCGACCGCGGCGACCTCGACGACGAGCTGAACGACCCGCAGAACCTCGCCGAGTTCGCGGGCCGCCTCTGCTACCGCTCCTGGGAGCCGGGCCTCAACCCCAACGTGACCAAGATCCGCACCGACTCCGGCCAGTACCTGGAGAACATCCTGCGCAGCCTGCACGGTTCGGTGCTGGAGCACGTCAGCTTCAGCTTCGTCCTGCACAACGTGAGCCGGGTGCTGACCCACGAGCTCGTCCGGCACCGCCCGGGCGTGGCCATCTCGCAGGAGTCGCTGCGGTTCGTCCGGCTGCAGGACATCCCCTTCTGGTTCCCCGAGTGGGCCCGCGAGGACCCCGAGCTGATGAAGCGCGCCACCGCCGTGCTGGAGCAGATGGAGGAGTTCCAGGGCTGGATGGCCGCGCACTTCGGCCTCGACGACGAGGGCGTGCCGTTCAAGGAGAAGAAGCACAAGACCTCGTTCATGCGCCGCTTCGCCCCCGAAGGCGTCGGCACCGGCCTGGTCTGGACGGCCAACGTCCGCACCCTGCGCCACACCCTGGAGAACCGCACCGCGCCCGGCGCCGAGGAGGAGATCCGGCTGCTCTTCGGCAAGATCGGCGAGGTGATGCGCACGGAGGCCCCGGACCTGTTCGGCGACTACGTCGTCGAGGACGGCTCCTGGGTGCCGAAGTGGCGCAAGGTCTGA
- a CDS encoding dienelactone hydrolase family protein, translating into MSDISIPVGARELPGYLAVPEGEGPWPGVVIVFEAMGANDDMRAQADRFAAHGYLAVLPDLYDGAPWVRCVTKAMRDMRAQRGPTFDHIEAARAWLAGRDDCTGGVGVCGFCMGGGFALVAAAKYDFEAAAANYGILPRRPEESLRGACPIVGSYGAADPSLRGAAGRLERALTAAGVTHDVKEYPGTGHGFLTDLTPPPPFGPIAKIVMGFGKGRENAPDGWSRILAFFGEHLAKKSTT; encoded by the coding sequence ATGTCTGACATCTCCATTCCGGTGGGTGCCCGCGAGCTGCCGGGCTACCTCGCCGTCCCCGAGGGGGAGGGGCCCTGGCCGGGCGTCGTGATCGTGTTCGAGGCGATGGGCGCGAACGACGACATGCGCGCGCAGGCCGACCGGTTCGCCGCCCACGGCTACCTCGCCGTCCTGCCCGACCTCTACGACGGGGCGCCCTGGGTGCGCTGCGTCACCAAGGCGATGCGCGACATGCGCGCCCAGCGCGGGCCGACCTTCGACCACATCGAGGCGGCCCGCGCGTGGCTGGCCGGCCGGGACGACTGCACCGGCGGCGTCGGGGTGTGCGGGTTCTGCATGGGCGGCGGGTTCGCGCTGGTCGCGGCGGCGAAGTACGACTTCGAGGCCGCCGCGGCCAACTACGGGATCCTGCCGCGCCGGCCGGAGGAGTCTCTGCGGGGCGCGTGCCCGATCGTCGGCAGCTACGGCGCCGCGGACCCGTCGCTGCGGGGGGCCGCGGGCAGGCTGGAGCGCGCGCTCACGGCCGCCGGCGTGACGCACGACGTGAAGGAGTACCCGGGGACCGGCCACGGTTTCCTCACCGACCTCACGCCGCCGCCCCCGTTCGGCCCGATCGCGAAGATCGTCATGGGGTTCGGCAAGGGCCGCGAGAACGCCCCGGACGGCTGGTCCCGCATCCTCGCCTTCTTCGGCGAGCACCTCGCCAAAAAATCTACAACGTAA
- a CDS encoding DUF4352 domain-containing protein, which yields MRKFILFAATAAGLTATAACEPVEDAPPVQGADARGGETGATTKKARPPIGLAAKRTIAERSILSEGGALTCVKVTVANNAKKKVEINPLYFAITGTDSVKHDTGDALGEYEGQIATTDIAPGEKAKGVVCVKGKFVPKTVSMTNPLFSTAARAAVAS from the coding sequence ATGCGCAAGTTCATTCTGTTCGCCGCGACCGCCGCCGGCCTCACCGCGACCGCGGCCTGTGAGCCGGTGGAGGACGCCCCGCCCGTTCAGGGCGCCGACGCCAGGGGCGGCGAGACCGGCGCGACCACCAAGAAGGCCAGGCCGCCGATCGGGCTGGCCGCCAAGCGCACCATCGCGGAGCGGTCCATCCTGTCCGAGGGCGGCGCGCTGACCTGCGTCAAGGTGACCGTCGCGAACAACGCCAAGAAGAAGGTGGAGATCAACCCGCTGTACTTCGCGATCACCGGGACCGACAGCGTCAAGCACGACACCGGTGACGCGCTCGGCGAGTACGAGGGGCAGATCGCCACGACGGACATCGCGCCTGGGGAGAAGGCCAAGGGCGTGGTGTGTGTGAAGGGGAAGTTCGTGCCGAAGACCGTATCCATGACGAACCCGCTGTTCTCGACGGCGGCCCGTGCGGCGGTCGCGTCCTGA
- a CDS encoding helix-turn-helix domain-containing protein, whose product MTMTTGLSDVRPIGDQLRAWRQRRRLSQLELASEADVSTRHLSFVETGRSAPSREMVLRLAEHLDVPLRDRNLLLVAAGYAPVFDETPIEEPKMDTVRAALRQVLEGHEPYPAVVVDRFWNLIDANGAAAFFMEGAPPELLEPPLNVLRLSMHPDGMAKNILNLAEWRAHMIDRVRRHVALTADAALAQLYKELRSFPGDVGEAIAPPASHEVFVPLRMRVDGRELSFFSTIATFGTPVDITVAELAIESFYPADAKTTEFLRERAGW is encoded by the coding sequence ATGACGATGACGACGGGTTTGAGCGACGTGCGGCCGATCGGGGACCAGCTTCGGGCGTGGCGGCAGCGGCGCCGGCTGAGCCAGCTGGAGCTGGCGTCGGAGGCGGACGTGTCGACGCGGCACCTCAGTTTCGTGGAGACGGGGCGTTCGGCGCCGAGCCGGGAGATGGTGCTGCGGCTCGCCGAGCACCTGGACGTGCCGCTGCGCGACCGCAACCTGCTGCTGGTGGCGGCCGGGTACGCGCCGGTGTTCGACGAGACGCCGATCGAGGAACCGAAGATGGACACGGTCCGTGCGGCGCTCCGGCAGGTGCTGGAGGGCCACGAGCCCTATCCGGCGGTGGTCGTGGACCGGTTCTGGAACCTGATCGACGCCAACGGCGCGGCGGCGTTCTTCATGGAGGGCGCGCCGCCGGAACTGCTGGAGCCGCCGCTGAACGTGCTGCGGCTCAGCATGCACCCGGACGGCATGGCCAAGAACATCCTGAACCTGGCGGAGTGGCGCGCCCACATGATCGACCGGGTCCGCCGGCATGTGGCGCTGACCGCGGACGCGGCGCTCGCCCAGCTCTACAAAGAGCTGCGGAGCTTCCCCGGTGACGTGGGGGAGGCGATCGCCCCGCCCGCGAGCCACGAGGTCTTCGTCCCGCTGCGGATGCGGGTCGACGGCCGGGAACTGTCGTTCTTCAGCACGATCGCGACCTTCGGGACCCCCGTCGACATCACGGTGGCGGAACTGGCGATCGAGTCGTTCTACCCGGCGGACGCGAAGACGACCGAGTTCCTGCGGGAGCGCGCCGGCTGGTGA
- a CDS encoding globin domain-containing protein, giving the protein MRYFYGRLFAARPRLRTLFPPAMDGQHDRFFHALGRIVWSQDNPEELARHLEGLGRGHRKYGVLREHYPAIEEALTATLRAFATDVWTAEAEAAWRAAYRSAADAMAGAAERDAADAPPWWVAEVVRHERRAFDLAVLTLRPERPLPFSSGQHVSVQAARWPRVWRPYSIANAPRPDGTIDLHVRARPAGWVSGALVRHTGTGDSVLLGPPEGAMTLDPDSGRPLLLIGGGTGLAPAKALTEQALTSDAGRDVLLVVAASTEGALYDLPALRQLESAHPRLQVVPVVSREPAAGALTGRVPDVLPQLLDGAGGHDAYVAGPAPLVRATVTALQRLGVPLTRVHHDLLTAGD; this is encoded by the coding sequence ATGCGCTATTTCTACGGCCGCCTTTTCGCGGCGCGGCCGCGGCTGCGCACCCTGTTCCCGCCCGCCATGGACGGCCAGCACGACCGGTTCTTCCACGCGCTCGGCCGCATCGTCTGGAGCCAGGACAACCCCGAGGAACTCGCCCGCCACCTGGAGGGCCTCGGCCGCGGCCACCGCAAGTACGGGGTGCTGCGCGAGCACTATCCGGCCATCGAGGAGGCCCTGACCGCGACCCTGCGCGCCTTCGCCACCGACGTCTGGACGGCCGAGGCCGAGGCCGCCTGGCGCGCCGCCTACCGCTCCGCCGCCGACGCCATGGCCGGCGCGGCGGAGCGGGACGCCGCCGACGCCCCGCCGTGGTGGGTCGCCGAGGTCGTGCGGCACGAACGCCGCGCGTTCGACCTCGCCGTCCTCACGCTGCGTCCCGAGCGCCCCCTGCCCTTCTCGTCCGGGCAGCACGTGAGCGTGCAGGCGGCCCGCTGGCCCCGGGTCTGGCGCCCGTACTCGATCGCGAACGCGCCCCGCCCGGACGGGACGATCGACCTGCACGTCCGCGCCCGGCCCGCCGGGTGGGTGAGCGGCGCGCTGGTCCGGCACACCGGCACGGGCGACAGCGTGCTGCTGGGCCCGCCGGAAGGCGCCATGACCCTCGACCCCGACTCGGGCCGCCCGCTGCTGCTCATCGGCGGCGGCACCGGCCTGGCCCCCGCGAAGGCGCTGACCGAGCAGGCCCTCACATCGGACGCGGGCCGCGACGTCCTCCTCGTCGTCGCGGCCAGCACCGAGGGCGCCCTTTACGACCTGCCCGCGCTGCGGCAGCTGGAGTCCGCGCACCCCCGGCTCCAGGTCGTCCCGGTGGTGTCCCGCGAACCCGCGGCCGGCGCCCTCACCGGCCGCGTGCCGGACGTCCTGCCCCAGCTCCTGGACGGGGCGGGCGGGCACGACGCCTACGTGGCCGGGCCCGCCCCGCTCGTCCGCGCGACGGTCACCGCCCTGCAGCGGCTCGGCGTGCCGCTGACGCGCGTCCACCACGACCTGCTCACGGCCGGGGACTGA
- a CDS encoding gamma-glutamyl-gamma-aminobutyrate hydrolase family protein has product MSGAARGAPHPAAGEGGPPLIGITTYQEPARWGAWVREAALLPVPYARSVERAGGVPVLLPPPATLRGLDTLVSRLDGVVLAGGGDLDPELYGAVRHPETGPPQPQRDRFELALARAVVDADLPFLAICRGMQVLNVARGGALVQHLPEAVGHKGHAPEVGLVGSHRVRTSEGSLIGGILGASSDVPTYHHQAVSRLGKGLTAVAWAEDQVVEAVELQGHRFGLAVQWHPEEGDDRRLFEAFVVEAAGR; this is encoded by the coding sequence ATGTCAGGAGCCGCGCGCGGAGCGCCGCATCCGGCCGCCGGTGAGGGCGGGCCGCCGCTCATCGGCATCACCACCTACCAGGAGCCGGCCCGCTGGGGGGCCTGGGTGCGCGAGGCCGCGCTGCTGCCCGTGCCGTACGCGCGCTCGGTCGAGCGGGCCGGGGGCGTCCCGGTCCTGCTGCCCCCGCCCGCGACCCTGCGCGGCCTGGACACCCTGGTCTCCCGGCTGGACGGCGTCGTCCTGGCGGGTGGCGGCGATCTCGACCCGGAGCTGTACGGCGCCGTCCGGCATCCCGAGACGGGGCCGCCGCAGCCGCAGCGCGACCGGTTCGAGCTGGCCCTCGCCCGCGCCGTCGTCGACGCCGACCTGCCGTTCCTGGCGATCTGCCGGGGGATGCAGGTGCTGAACGTCGCGCGGGGCGGTGCCCTCGTCCAGCACCTGCCGGAGGCGGTGGGCCACAAGGGGCACGCCCCGGAGGTGGGGCTCGTCGGCTCGCACCGGGTGCGGACCAGCGAGGGGAGCCTGATCGGCGGGATCCTCGGCGCCTCGTCCGACGTGCCCACCTACCACCACCAGGCGGTGAGCCGGCTCGGCAAGGGCCTGACCGCCGTCGCGTGGGCCGAGGACCAGGTGGTGGAGGCCGTGGAGCTGCAGGGCCACCGGTTCGGGCTCGCCGTCCAGTGGCACCCCGAGGAGGGCGACGACAGGCGGCTGTTCGAGGCCTTCGTCGTCGAGGCCGCCGGACGCTGA
- a CDS encoding alpha/beta hydrolase, translating to MPLHPQTVSFLEQLASWTAVPPGRDGPAEPTIEEMRERIGAAFPVVRRELPRVRDIEVPGPGGPVPVRLYRPAPPERGPLPAVVYLHGGGWVLGGVDNVDAFCRDLAAEAECVVLNVGYRLAPEHPFPAAVDDAWAVVSSVAREPGRYGVRRGAVAVAGDSAGGNLAAVAALLARDAGIPLAHQLLVYPVTDTAKDTPSWREYGTGYGLDAGSLARFMDLYRDGADPSDPRLAPLRAPDLAGAAPATVITAECDILRDEAERYARRLAAAGVPVELRRYDGVVHSFFLLPEIFDTGAEAVEFAVRRLRAAFDDHSRQGSAA from the coding sequence ATGCCCCTGCACCCGCAGACCGTGAGCTTCCTGGAGCAGCTCGCCTCGTGGACGGCCGTGCCACCGGGGCGGGACGGGCCCGCCGAGCCCACGATCGAGGAGATGCGGGAGCGGATCGGCGCGGCCTTCCCGGTCGTGCGGCGCGAGCTTCCCCGGGTCCGCGACATCGAGGTGCCCGGCCCAGGAGGGCCCGTGCCGGTGCGCCTGTACCGTCCGGCGCCGCCCGAGCGGGGGCCGCTACCGGCCGTCGTGTACCTGCACGGCGGGGGGTGGGTGCTCGGCGGCGTCGACAACGTGGACGCCTTCTGCCGAGACCTGGCGGCCGAGGCGGAGTGCGTCGTGCTGAACGTCGGCTACCGGCTGGCCCCCGAGCACCCGTTCCCCGCGGCGGTGGACGATGCCTGGGCCGTGGTGTCCTCCGTGGCGCGCGAGCCCGGCCGGTACGGCGTGCGGAGGGGGGCCGTGGCGGTCGCCGGCGACAGCGCCGGCGGGAACCTCGCCGCGGTCGCCGCACTGCTGGCCAGGGACGCCGGGATCCCCCTGGCCCACCAGCTCCTCGTCTACCCGGTGACCGACACGGCGAAGGACACCCCGAGCTGGCGGGAGTACGGGACGGGCTACGGGCTGGACGCCGGGTCGCTCGCCCGGTTCATGGACCTCTACCGGGACGGCGCGGACCCGTCCGACCCCCGGCTCGCCCCGCTGCGCGCCCCGGACCTGGCCGGCGCCGCGCCCGCCACCGTGATCACCGCCGAGTGCGACATCCTGCGCGACGAGGCCGAGCGCTACGCCCGCCGGCTCGCCGCGGCCGGCGTGCCGGTGGAGCTGCGCCGCTACGACGGCGTCGTGCACTCCTTCTTCCTGCTTCCCGAGATCTTCGATACCGGCGCCGAGGCGGTGGAGTTCGCCGTGCGACGATTGCGCGCGGCATTCGACGACCACTCGCGGCAGGGGAGTGCGGCATGA
- a CDS encoding enoyl-CoA hydratase/isomerase family protein has product MTRYDAYERLKIDWAADGVLRVTISTPGKLNAVDTTGHRELAEIWRDADADDDARVVLVRGEGTAFSAGGDLAMIEEMMSDHASRRRIMREARDIVMNVLNCSKPVVSAVQGPAVGAGLAVALLADVSVAGRNAKIIDGHTRLGVAAGDHAAIVWPLLCGLAKAKYYLLLNDVLTGEEAERIGLVSLCVDDERVHERALEIAGRLAAGPAEALSFTKHALNNWLRLAGPTFDASLAMEFFGFTGPDVREGVAAIREKRPPRFG; this is encoded by the coding sequence ATGACGCGGTACGACGCGTACGAGCGGCTGAAGATCGACTGGGCGGCGGACGGGGTGCTGCGGGTCACGATCAGCACGCCGGGCAAGCTGAACGCGGTCGACACCACGGGGCACCGCGAGCTGGCGGAGATCTGGCGGGACGCCGACGCCGACGACGACGCCCGCGTGGTGCTCGTGCGGGGGGAGGGGACGGCGTTCTCCGCCGGGGGCGACCTCGCCATGATCGAGGAGATGATGTCCGACCACGCGTCCCGCCGCCGGATCATGCGCGAGGCCCGCGACATCGTGATGAACGTGCTGAACTGCTCCAAGCCGGTGGTCAGCGCCGTCCAGGGCCCGGCGGTGGGCGCCGGGCTCGCGGTCGCGCTGCTGGCCGACGTGTCGGTCGCGGGCCGCAACGCGAAGATCATCGACGGGCACACGCGGCTGGGCGTCGCGGCCGGCGACCACGCGGCGATCGTGTGGCCGCTGCTGTGCGGGCTCGCGAAGGCCAAGTACTACCTGCTGCTCAACGACGTCCTCACCGGCGAGGAGGCCGAGCGGATCGGCCTGGTCTCGCTGTGCGTGGACGACGAGCGGGTGCACGAGCGCGCGCTGGAGATCGCCGGCCGGCTCGCCGCCGGCCCGGCCGAGGCGCTGTCGTTCACCAAGCACGCGCTGAACAACTGGCTGCGCCTCGCCGGGCCGACGTTCGACGCCTCCCTGGCGATGGAGTTCTTCGGGTTCACCGGCCCGGACGTGCGCGAGGGCGTCGCGGCGATCCGGGAGAAGCGCCCGCCCCGGTTCGGCTGA
- a CDS encoding acyl-CoA dehydrogenase family protein, translating into MDFDLPEGAAAVREGVLAVAGKYDQDYWGRCDADKRWPEEVWRELVDGGWHSLAIPAEYGGGGQGLLELAVALEALAEGGAGGAASFMYLLTPAFGGLTIARHGTAEQKRELLPAIASGEVETCFAITEPDAGSNAINISTQARRDGDSFVVDGQKIWISGVERADFLVLVTRTIPAAQARPRTAGFTVLLVDVKEAVAEGTLTYRPIPKLGTNTVASSMLFLDGVRVPADRVLGEPDQGFAVLWDILNPERILAAAGGVGSGGLVLKTACEYAGERAPFGTPIGANQAVAFPLARIKAQLELARLMTYKAAWLWDRGRPCGSEANIAKLTAADAAWQAADRAFQTFGGMAYSLEYPVARMFRDARIAKNIPVAEELVLAHIAQHELGLPKSY; encoded by the coding sequence ATGGACTTCGACCTGCCGGAGGGCGCGGCCGCGGTGCGCGAGGGCGTGCTGGCGGTCGCCGGGAAGTACGACCAGGACTACTGGGGCCGGTGCGACGCGGACAAGCGGTGGCCCGAGGAGGTCTGGCGGGAACTGGTCGACGGCGGCTGGCACAGCCTGGCGATCCCCGCGGAGTACGGCGGCGGGGGCCAGGGGCTGCTGGAGCTGGCGGTGGCCCTGGAGGCCCTCGCCGAGGGCGGGGCGGGCGGCGCCGCGTCCTTCATGTACCTGCTGACCCCCGCGTTCGGCGGCCTCACCATCGCCCGGCACGGCACCGCCGAGCAGAAGCGCGAACTCCTGCCCGCGATCGCCTCCGGCGAGGTCGAGACGTGCTTCGCCATCACCGAGCCGGACGCGGGCAGCAACGCCATCAACATCTCCACCCAGGCGCGCCGCGACGGCGACTCCTTCGTCGTCGACGGCCAGAAGATCTGGATCTCCGGCGTCGAGCGCGCCGACTTCCTCGTCCTGGTCACCCGGACGATCCCGGCCGCGCAGGCCCGCCCCCGCACCGCCGGCTTCACCGTCCTGCTGGTGGACGTCAAGGAGGCCGTGGCCGAGGGCACGCTGACCTACCGGCCGATCCCGAAGCTCGGCACCAACACCGTCGCCTCCAGCATGCTCTTCCTGGACGGTGTGCGCGTGCCCGCCGACCGGGTCCTCGGCGAGCCCGACCAGGGTTTCGCCGTCCTGTGGGACATCCTCAACCCCGAGCGGATCCTGGCCGCCGCGGGCGGCGTCGGGTCCGGCGGCCTGGTGCTGAAGACCGCCTGCGAGTACGCGGGCGAGCGCGCCCCGTTCGGCACGCCGATCGGGGCCAACCAGGCCGTCGCGTTCCCGCTCGCGCGGATCAAGGCGCAGCTGGAGCTGGCCCGGCTGATGACCTACAAGGCCGCCTGGCTGTGGGACCGCGGCCGGCCCTGCGGCTCGGAGGCCAACATCGCCAAGCTCACCGCGGCCGACGCGGCCTGGCAGGCGGCCGACCGCGCGTTCCAGACCTTCGGCGGCATGGCGTACTCCCTGGAGTACCCGGTCGCGCGGATGTTCCGGGACGCCCGCATCGCCAAGAACATCCCGGTCGCCGAGGAGCTCGTCCTCGCCCACATCGCCCAGCACGAGCTGGGACTCCCCAAGTCGTACTGA